In the Flavobacterium pallidum genome, one interval contains:
- a CDS encoding ATP-binding protein, which translates to MRLIIVFLLLILCGNLRVSAAALQEKTITINLASPSDFFSLFDNTTPSKSQNSLKPEEVSAHNTINPESKFSKVVSILSLALISILSLLSLSLYRNNIIRKQNNALLQEKNSELLLAKEKAERASTARSEFLSTVSHELRTPLNAITGITHLLIEEDPKPSQLDYLNSLQFSGNYLLNYINEILEINRIESRNIEVEKIDFDVRELFTGIHQSMKEQAAKNKNEFTLQIDPDIPEMLIGDPTKLSQIFMNLINNAIKFTQQGKISVLLKLLKSENRKSTVYFEVSDTGIGIPADKQESVFESFSQGSIEINRKYGGTGLGLAIVRRLIIILGGNINLSSKIGQGTVFSFTLEFREGNIQPVTGQNFDDKDFISKRILLVEDNKINQMITKRLLEKKQMCCEIVETGEEAVIIARQNRYDLILMDVHLPGINGTIATQQIRLFDSNTPIVALTAISLLENREMLLSYGMNEVITKPFEPDNFFAIIAEYVQKESA; encoded by the coding sequence ATGAGGTTAATAATTGTTTTCTTACTTTTAATTTTGTGTGGTAATTTGAGGGTTTCCGCAGCGGCGTTACAAGAAAAGACAATCACAATCAATTTAGCCTCCCCTTCTGATTTCTTCTCTCTTTTCGACAATACTACTCCTTCAAAATCACAAAACAGCCTGAAACCTGAGGAAGTTTCTGCACATAATACTATTAATCCGGAGAGTAAATTCTCAAAGGTTGTCAGCATCCTCAGCCTGGCTTTGATTTCAATACTCTCGCTACTGAGCCTTTCATTGTACCGGAATAATATTATCCGCAAACAGAACAATGCGTTGCTGCAGGAAAAAAACAGCGAATTGCTGTTGGCTAAAGAAAAGGCAGAAAGGGCATCTACGGCCAGGTCCGAATTCCTTTCTACAGTGAGCCATGAATTGCGCACGCCGCTGAATGCCATTACCGGAATAACACACCTGCTTATTGAGGAGGATCCAAAACCTTCTCAACTGGATTACCTGAATTCACTTCAGTTTTCCGGGAATTATCTTTTAAATTATATCAATGAAATCCTTGAAATCAATCGTATTGAATCGAGAAACATTGAAGTGGAGAAAATAGATTTCGATGTACGAGAACTATTTACAGGCATACATCAGTCCATGAAGGAGCAGGCTGCTAAGAACAAAAACGAATTTACCCTGCAAATTGATCCCGACATTCCCGAAATGCTTATCGGGGACCCGACAAAATTATCACAGATATTCATGAACCTGATTAACAATGCCATAAAGTTTACCCAACAGGGAAAAATTTCGGTTTTGTTGAAACTGCTCAAATCTGAAAACAGGAAATCTACCGTATATTTCGAAGTTTCTGATACCGGTATTGGGATTCCGGCGGACAAACAGGAAAGTGTTTTTGAGAGTTTTTCACAAGGCTCGATTGAAATTAACCGCAAATACGGCGGTACCGGACTCGGCCTGGCCATCGTCAGGAGGCTGATCATCATACTGGGCGGCAATATCAATCTCTCTAGTAAAATCGGGCAGGGTACCGTTTTTTCGTTTACTCTGGAATTTAGGGAAGGCAACATACAACCGGTTACCGGGCAAAACTTTGACGACAAAGATTTCATTTCCAAAAGGATACTATTGGTTGAGGATAATAAAATCAATCAGATGATTACCAAGAGGCTGCTGGAAAAAAAGCAGATGTGCTGCGAAATTGTTGAAACCGGGGAAGAAGCCGTAATTATAGCCCGGCAAAACCGCTACGACCTGATCCTGATGGATGTACACCTTCCTGGCATCAACGGAACCATTGCCACGCAGCAAATACGCCTTTTTGACTCCAATACGCCTATTGTTGCACTGACTGCCATTTCATTATTGGAAAACCGCGAAATGCTGTTGTCATATGGTATGAATGAGGTAATCACCAAACCTTTCGAGCCTGATAATTTCTTTGCTATCATTGCTGAATACGTACAGAAAGAAAGTGCTTAA
- the lipA gene encoding lipoyl synthase → METVLDNALPVGKPKWLKVKLPIGQKYTELRGLVDKYKLNTICTSGSCPNMGECWGEGTATFMILGNVCTRSCGFCGVKTGRPETVDWDEPEKVARSIKIMKIKHAVVTSVDRDDLKDGGSIIWIETVKAIRRMNPETTLETLIPDFQGIERNIDRIVEANPEVVSHNMETVRRLTREVRIQAKYDRSLEVLRYLKAKGINRTKSGIMLGLGETEEEVLQTMRDLRDANVDIVTIGQYLQPSKKHLPVKEFITPEQFKKYEEIGKEMGFRHVESGALVRSSYHAQKHIL, encoded by the coding sequence ATGGAAACTGTTTTAGACAACGCACTCCCCGTTGGTAAGCCAAAATGGCTTAAGGTAAAACTACCGATAGGCCAGAAATACACCGAGCTCCGCGGACTGGTCGATAAATATAAACTCAACACGATCTGTACCTCAGGAAGCTGCCCGAATATGGGGGAATGCTGGGGTGAAGGTACCGCTACTTTTATGATCCTCGGAAACGTATGCACGCGCTCGTGTGGTTTCTGCGGCGTAAAAACAGGCCGGCCGGAAACTGTGGATTGGGATGAACCGGAAAAAGTGGCGCGCTCCATCAAGATCATGAAGATCAAGCATGCCGTAGTGACCAGCGTTGACCGGGATGACCTGAAAGATGGCGGTTCCATCATCTGGATTGAGACGGTCAAAGCCATTCGCAGGATGAATCCTGAAACAACTTTAGAAACACTGATTCCTGATTTCCAGGGCATCGAAAGGAATATCGACCGGATCGTGGAAGCCAATCCCGAAGTCGTGTCACACAATATGGAAACCGTACGCCGATTGACACGCGAGGTCCGTATCCAGGCAAAATATGACCGCAGCCTCGAGGTTTTAAGGTATTTAAAAGCCAAAGGAATCAACCGTACCAAATCCGGGATCATGCTCGGCCTTGGGGAAACTGAGGAAGAAGTCCTCCAGACCATGCGCGACCTGCGGGATGCCAATGTGGATATCGTCACGATCGGGCAATACCTGCAGCCTTCAAAAAAACACCTGCCGGTGAAGGAATTCATTACGCCGGAGCAATTTAAGAAATACGAGGAAATCGGTAAGGAAATGGGCTTCCGCCATGTAGAAAGCGGGGCTTTGGTGCGCTCGAGTTACCATGCACAGAAACATATTCTTTAA
- a CDS encoding OB-fold protein, whose translation MKKIILTIFVVVAVAAVGLYFYMYKDHRDITAEDAAYTVKVAELQKEFSGNDSISNKKYLDKTIEVYGKITSTDLAAHSIMLDEKLSARLKDSTATGFEVGKSIKIKGRFVGYDDLLEEFQLDQATVSK comes from the coding sequence ATGAAAAAAATTATACTTACCATTTTTGTCGTGGTTGCCGTTGCCGCGGTAGGACTTTATTTTTACATGTATAAAGACCATCGGGATATTACTGCTGAAGATGCGGCTTATACCGTGAAGGTTGCGGAGCTCCAAAAGGAATTTTCCGGGAATGACAGCATTTCCAATAAAAAATACCTCGACAAAACTATTGAAGTATACGGCAAAATCACCAGTACGGATTTAGCAGCACATTCCATTATGCTTGATGAGAAATTATCGGCCAGGCTGAAAGATTCAACCGCGACAGGTTTTGAGGTGGGGAAATCAATTAAAATCAAGGGGCGTTTTGTTGGATATGATGACCTGCTCGAAGAATTCCAACTGGATCAGGCTACTGTTTCCAAATAA
- the gap gene encoding type I glyceraldehyde-3-phosphate dehydrogenase, producing MKTKIAINGFGRIGRNVFRLLIDHPEIEVVGINDIADNKTMSHLIKYDSIHGILPYDCSFDEDSIIVNGKSYRFFHEKEISNLDWKSINVDVVIESTGKYKTFDEINAHILAGAKKVILSAPSEVDSIKTVVLGVNEHILDGTETIVSNASCTTNNAAPMIKIISELCGIEQAYITTVHSYTTDQSLHDQPHKDLRRARGASQSIVPTTTGAAKALTKIFPEFDGKIGGSGIRVPVPDGSLTDITCYVKREVSIDEINDAFLRASQGDLKGILAYTEDPIVSVDILGNRNSCLFDAQLTSVIDKMVKVVGWYDNEIGYSSRIIDLIRILFQK from the coding sequence TTGAAAACAAAAATCGCCATCAACGGCTTCGGGCGCATCGGACGCAATGTATTCCGGTTACTGATTGACCATCCTGAAATTGAAGTCGTTGGCATTAATGATATCGCCGATAATAAAACGATGTCGCATCTTATCAAATATGACAGCATCCACGGCATTTTACCTTACGACTGTAGTTTCGATGAAGATTCCATAATCGTCAATGGGAAATCTTACCGTTTTTTCCATGAAAAGGAGATTTCTAACCTTGACTGGAAATCCATTAATGTTGATGTGGTTATCGAATCCACCGGAAAGTATAAAACTTTTGACGAAATCAACGCACACATTTTGGCCGGAGCCAAAAAAGTGATCCTGTCGGCACCCTCGGAAGTAGACAGTATCAAAACCGTGGTATTGGGCGTAAATGAACACATTCTAGACGGTACTGAAACCATCGTCTCCAACGCCAGCTGTACGACAAACAATGCTGCCCCGATGATTAAAATCATTAGCGAATTATGCGGGATCGAACAGGCATATATCACTACGGTCCACTCCTACACTACTGACCAAAGCCTGCACGACCAACCGCATAAGGATTTACGCAGGGCCCGCGGCGCGTCGCAATCGATTGTTCCTACAACCACCGGCGCTGCAAAAGCACTGACCAAAATATTCCCGGAATTTGATGGTAAAATTGGCGGAAGTGGCATCCGTGTTCCTGTACCGGATGGCTCGCTGACAGACATTACCTGTTATGTAAAACGTGAAGTCAGTATTGACGAAATCAACGATGCCTTTCTAAGAGCCTCACAAGGTGACCTGAAAGGTATCCTGGCTTATACCGAGGACCCGATTGTTTCAGTTGATATTTTAGGAAATCGCAATTCCTGCTTATTTGATGCGCAATTGACATCTGTGATTGACAAAATGGTAAAAGTGGTCGGCTGGTACGATAATGAGATTGGCTATTCGTCAAGAATTATCGATTTAATTAGGATTTTGTTTCAGAAATAA
- a CDS encoding purine-nucleoside phosphorylase: MWEKVQHTAAFINEKTNHFNPQYGVILGSGLGSFTDDIDIQFTIPYHDIPNFPVSTVQGHKGALVFGMIGSKKVVAMQGRFHFYEGYDMKEVTFPVRVMKYIGVEKLIVSNASGGVNPNYKVGSIVILKDQVNLLPEHPLRGVNDERFGPRFVNMSEPFSVKMMAKAKEVAAQLGIPVQDGIYLGLQGPTFETLSEYRMVKILGADCVGMSTVPEVIVARHMDLETFGISVITDMGDEESIGTITHQEVLEAAQKAEPLVRNLIKNLIEQY; encoded by the coding sequence ATGTGGGAAAAAGTACAGCATACGGCGGCTTTCATCAACGAAAAAACAAATCATTTCAACCCTCAATACGGCGTAATCCTTGGTTCCGGCCTGGGGAGTTTTACCGACGATATTGATATTCAATTCACGATTCCATATCATGACATCCCGAATTTCCCGGTTTCGACGGTGCAGGGGCATAAAGGTGCTTTGGTTTTTGGTATGATAGGCAGCAAAAAAGTCGTGGCGATGCAAGGCCGTTTTCATTTTTATGAAGGCTATGACATGAAAGAAGTGACTTTCCCGGTGCGCGTGATGAAATACATCGGCGTGGAAAAACTCATCGTATCCAATGCCTCAGGAGGTGTAAATCCAAATTATAAAGTGGGTTCGATTGTCATTCTGAAGGACCAGGTCAATTTATTGCCGGAGCATCCGTTGCGCGGTGTCAACGATGAGCGTTTCGGTCCGAGGTTTGTAAATATGAGTGAACCTTTTTCAGTTAAAATGATGGCCAAAGCCAAAGAAGTTGCTGCGCAGTTGGGAATTCCCGTTCAGGACGGCATTTACCTTGGGTTGCAGGGGCCGACATTTGAAACACTTTCTGAATATAGGATGGTCAAAATCCTAGGTGCGGATTGCGTCGGAATGTCTACCGTTCCTGAAGTGATTGTGGCCAGGCATATGGATCTGGAAACTTTCGGGATTTCCGTCATTACCGATATGGGCGATGAGGAAAGCATTGGAACGATAACCCACCAGGAAGTTTTGGAAGCGGCCCAAAAAGCGGAGCCGTTGGTCCGGAATTTAATTAAAAACCTGATTGAACAGTATTAA
- a CDS encoding ion channel yields MSLLSKINTKATADANTGFGTNPGSYGGRFINKDGTANISKRGMNLFSRISWYHTMISMPRWKFMSILFTFYILVNFVFACIYYFIGVEYLDGIETTGSEIVKFGKAYFFSAQTFTTVGYGHISPNGFLTSSLAAGEALVGLLSFAIATGLFFGRFSKPVAHIKFSHNALISPYRGGSALMLRLTPFKNTDFSDAVAKMTLGMSIEDNGKLTNKFYSLPLELDRINALTLSWTLVHPITEDSPLWGFKEADFKSVEGEILVYIRTFDDMFSTTVVAKTSYTFEEIVYGAKFEIMYTENEANTKTILHLDKLNEFRKMVLD; encoded by the coding sequence ATGTCTTTACTCAGCAAAATTAACACTAAGGCTACCGCCGATGCCAATACGGGTTTCGGGACCAATCCGGGCAGTTACGGCGGCCGTTTCATCAATAAGGATGGGACTGCGAATATCAGCAAGCGTGGGATGAATCTTTTTTCGCGCATCAGCTGGTACCACACAATGATCAGTATGCCGCGCTGGAAATTCATGTCGATCCTTTTTACGTTTTATATTTTAGTGAATTTCGTTTTCGCGTGCATTTATTACTTTATCGGTGTCGAATACCTGGACGGGATTGAAACTACAGGCAGCGAAATCGTAAAATTCGGGAAGGCCTACTTCTTCAGCGCACAAACGTTTACAACGGTGGGTTACGGCCACATCAGCCCGAATGGCTTCCTGACGAGCTCGCTGGCAGCAGGAGAAGCTTTAGTGGGGTTGTTGAGTTTTGCGATTGCGACGGGACTTTTCTTCGGGCGGTTCAGCAAGCCGGTGGCACATATTAAATTTTCGCATAACGCATTGATTTCTCCATACCGCGGCGGATCGGCACTGATGTTAAGGCTCACGCCATTCAAGAATACTGATTTTTCGGATGCGGTGGCCAAAATGACGCTTGGGATGAGCATTGAAGACAATGGGAAACTGACCAATAAATTTTATTCGCTTCCGCTCGAACTCGACAGGATCAATGCGCTCACGCTGAGCTGGACGTTGGTGCACCCGATTACTGAGGACAGTCCGCTATGGGGTTTTAAGGAAGCCGATTTCAAATCTGTGGAAGGGGAGATTTTAGTGTATATCAGGACGTTTGACGATATGTTCAGCACAACGGTCGTGGCAAAGACCTCATATACGTTTGAGGAAATAGTGTATGGCGCGAAATTCGAGATCATGTATACTGAAAACGAGGCGAATACGAAAACCATATTGCATTTGGATAAACTTAATGAGTTCCGTAAAATGGTGTTGGATTAA
- a CDS encoding YceI family protein: protein MKKFLMIALMMVAVTVSAQEKMMTKTGKITFEASVPAFEEVKAKNDAVTCVLNPKTGEIASLALMKGFRFKVALMEEHFNENYAESDKYPKSTFKGKIENFDAAALTSTAKDYTMKGKLELHGKVKDITITAKIRKADGGIEIISSFFVNADDYGIAIPSVVKSKVSNKVAVKCEFTVK from the coding sequence ATGAAAAAATTTCTGATGATTGCACTGATGATGGTCGCCGTAACGGTTTCCGCACAGGAAAAAATGATGACCAAAACCGGAAAGATTACATTCGAAGCTTCAGTACCCGCTTTTGAAGAGGTAAAAGCCAAAAACGATGCCGTTACCTGTGTACTTAACCCAAAAACCGGAGAAATCGCCAGCCTTGCGCTGATGAAAGGTTTTCGGTTTAAAGTGGCATTAATGGAAGAACATTTCAATGAAAATTATGCCGAAAGCGACAAATACCCGAAATCAACCTTCAAGGGGAAAATCGAGAATTTCGACGCGGCCGCGTTAACCTCGACGGCAAAGGATTATACGATGAAAGGCAAACTCGAATTGCACGGCAAGGTGAAGGATATTACCATTACCGCTAAAATCCGTAAAGCTGACGGTGGTATAGAAATCATTTCCAGCTTTTTCGTCAATGCTGATGATTACGGCATAGCCATCCCATCGGTGGTAAAAAGCAAAGTATCCAATAAAGTCGCGGTGAAATGTGAGTTTACAGTAAAATAA
- a CDS encoding SRPBCC family protein: MDNDKLVIEHIYDASGEKTWNALTDIAQMKQWYFPQLADFKPKAGFQTEFNVHHEGKDFVHIWKVTEVIPLQKIAYEWRYAGYPGNSLLQFEISPKGEKTKLTLTHSGLASFKPEEFPALSKDNFMLGWTHFTTALGDFIQ; the protein is encoded by the coding sequence ATGGATAACGATAAACTTGTAATCGAACATATTTATGATGCTTCCGGAGAAAAGACCTGGAACGCCTTAACCGATATTGCCCAAATGAAACAATGGTATTTCCCGCAGCTTGCCGATTTTAAACCCAAAGCTGGTTTTCAGACCGAATTCAACGTACACCATGAAGGCAAGGATTTCGTGCACATCTGGAAAGTCACGGAAGTGATCCCGCTGCAAAAAATCGCATATGAATGGCGTTATGCAGGTTATCCCGGAAATTCCCTGTTGCAATTTGAGATTTCCCCGAAAGGTGAAAAAACAAAACTGACGTTAACCCACAGCGGCCTGGCAAGTTTCAAGCCGGAGGAATTCCCCGCATTGTCCAAAGACAATTTCATGCTTGGATGGACGCATTTTACAACAGCGCTCGGGGATTTTATACAATAA